One part of the Phycisphaeraceae bacterium genome encodes these proteins:
- a CDS encoding dTDP-4-dehydrorhamnose 3,5-epimerase family protein, with product MTKTPQTFTGSIAEAFDKAKQLLEPIFVPAPVYTDDRGWSLMNQFLGVMSPEGQVNYSVQYPGVIKAWHRHAKQTDFWMCLSGHIKAGVHRESDNATWSIVIGEKRPGTLVIPPPLWHGAATVGHVPAGLLYYVTHAFDLANPDEERRSFDIPIEFSWTVQHR from the coding sequence ATGACAAAGACACCACAGACATTCACCGGCTCCATCGCGGAAGCGTTTGACAAGGCAAAGCAGTTGCTTGAGCCGATCTTTGTTCCTGCGCCCGTGTATACAGATGATCGCGGCTGGTCACTGATGAACCAGTTTCTCGGCGTGATGTCGCCGGAGGGCCAGGTGAACTACTCGGTGCAGTATCCCGGCGTCATCAAGGCATGGCATCGTCACGCCAAGCAGACCGACTTCTGGATGTGCCTGAGCGGGCACATCAAGGCTGGCGTGCATCGTGAGTCTGACAATGCAACGTGGTCGATCGTGATCGGAGAGAAACGTCCGGGCACGCTTGTCATCCCTCCGCCGCTGTGGCACGGCGCAGCAACAGTTGGGCATGTCCCCGCAGGATTGTTGTACTACGTCACACACGCGTTTGACCTGGCAAACCCGGATGAAGAACGCCGATCCTTCGACATTCCCATAGAGTTTTCGTGGACCGTGCAGCATCGATGA
- the fliD gene encoding flagellar filament capping protein FliD, whose amino-acid sequence MSGISLGTGLFSGIDSGSIIQQLLAIEARPRALAQQRIVQLQFQQSAVLEINTRMKALQDAASAFRKEDIFDLNSALSSKEEILTATAGTSAVPGSYKVLVDRLVSTHQMLSQKGFVDRDTTGINAGTFSFEDARARLDRDVNLSELNNGQGISRGKIIISDGTNSETIDLSKAVTVNDVIDKINSAGLDITASADGTSFKLEHGSGGSITVSNAAGYTTANSLGIAGTATGSLSGTAVYGVHTDLALSALNDGNGVYSKDVKDGHDFAIEIAGEPAVKISLGTLYDSEGEITSGPVKTIGALIQRINDTMAEADLSDVEAQINAAGTGIEIVDSGGRDITITENDLTSGNTAADLGILTNGAVTGGTVTGTRLLAGLNSTLTSNLIGGGDLGDGSIDFTLRNGSTFNVALDLDGSVTDIINAIETASAGDVSVALNDLGTGLIITDHTGGGGNLIITGTGGNDTAAALGISTGPTGVAADTVTAKNLNHTWITAGTKLADLNQGRGIGTGSFRIIDSTGASAEVKVTDDTKTIGDLINVINTRGLEVKARMNAQGDGIELYEDNIASGGGTITVEEIDGAIAKKLNLLGEADVAGGLGTINGSFQVDVEFDPTDTLDDVISKINDANVGITASVINDGSSTSPFKLSFSSKATGQTGRFILDTGSFNLNLQTMDKGDNAVAFIGSDDPAKAVLVTSTTNQLENSIPGVTIDLKQTSSDPVTVTVSQNREEMITKVNEFITAFNDVLERMDELMDYDEETERRGALLGDSTMLQLRAEMTSLFQRSIDSVSGTFDSFLDVGMKIGEGGKAVLDEARLQAAMDEDMESVRALFSDYTFSLDNTEEILPGVFVSNPDAGKNFSSIGLAGLFEEMTVKYIDSIDGILTNKNKGYDTQIETQNSRIDSMNARLEIRRGILEAQFQAMESAIARLQGQQGALAQLGSLG is encoded by the coding sequence TTCAGCAGTTGCTCGCGATCGAAGCCAGACCAAGGGCACTCGCCCAGCAGCGCATCGTCCAGTTGCAGTTCCAGCAGTCGGCTGTGCTTGAGATCAACACGCGCATGAAAGCGCTGCAGGATGCCGCTTCCGCTTTCCGAAAAGAGGACATCTTCGACCTCAACAGCGCTCTCAGCTCCAAGGAAGAGATTCTGACGGCAACCGCAGGGACAAGTGCTGTACCCGGTTCGTACAAAGTACTGGTTGATCGCCTCGTCTCAACACATCAAATGCTCTCTCAGAAGGGGTTTGTTGACCGTGATACAACGGGCATCAACGCGGGAACATTCTCATTCGAGGATGCCAGAGCACGTCTTGATCGCGATGTGAACCTCTCCGAGTTGAACAATGGCCAGGGAATTTCCCGTGGCAAGATCATCATCAGCGATGGTACAAACTCTGAGACAATCGATCTTTCCAAAGCGGTAACGGTCAACGATGTCATCGACAAGATCAATAGCGCAGGACTCGACATCACCGCATCCGCGGATGGAACGAGTTTCAAACTGGAGCACGGCTCGGGTGGATCGATCACTGTCTCAAATGCTGCCGGATACACTACGGCAAACAGCCTTGGCATTGCAGGCACAGCAACCGGCTCACTTTCAGGAACAGCTGTCTATGGTGTGCATACGGATCTTGCGCTCTCCGCGTTGAACGACGGAAATGGCGTGTACTCAAAAGATGTCAAGGATGGGCACGATTTCGCCATTGAGATCGCTGGCGAACCAGCCGTCAAGATCTCGCTCGGCACACTCTACGATTCTGAAGGTGAGATCACAAGCGGGCCTGTCAAGACCATTGGCGCATTGATTCAGCGTATCAACGACACAATGGCTGAGGCCGATCTTTCAGATGTTGAAGCGCAGATCAACGCAGCCGGAACAGGCATAGAGATTGTCGATTCTGGCGGACGCGATATCACAATCACCGAAAACGACCTTACATCAGGCAACACAGCAGCAGATCTGGGTATTCTGACAAACGGTGCAGTCACTGGCGGCACAGTCACTGGCACACGCCTGCTTGCTGGGCTGAACTCAACACTTACGAGCAATCTAATTGGTGGCGGCGATCTCGGTGACGGCAGCATCGACTTTACCTTACGCAATGGATCCACTTTTAACGTCGCGCTGGATCTTGATGGTTCGGTCACCGACATCATCAACGCGATTGAAACTGCCTCGGCTGGCGATGTTTCTGTTGCGCTGAATGATCTCGGTACCGGACTGATCATCACGGATCACACCGGTGGTGGCGGAAATCTGATCATTACCGGCACGGGTGGAAATGACACTGCGGCAGCGCTGGGCATCTCAACCGGCCCCACTGGTGTCGCGGCTGACACAGTCACCGCAAAGAACCTGAATCACACATGGATCACGGCTGGCACAAAGCTGGCTGACCTGAATCAGGGACGCGGTATTGGTACTGGATCATTTCGGATCATCGACTCAACCGGCGCGAGCGCGGAAGTGAAAGTCACCGACGATACAAAGACTATCGGCGACCTGATCAATGTGATCAACACGCGAGGGCTTGAGGTCAAGGCGCGCATGAATGCGCAGGGCGATGGCATCGAACTCTACGAGGATAACATCGCGAGTGGCGGCGGGACAATCACCGTTGAGGAGATCGACGGTGCGATCGCAAAGAAACTGAACCTCCTCGGTGAAGCAGATGTTGCCGGTGGGCTCGGCACAATCAACGGCTCGTTCCAGGTTGATGTCGAGTTTGACCCGACCGACACACTTGATGATGTGATCAGCAAAATCAACGACGCGAATGTCGGCATAACAGCAAGCGTTATCAATGATGGGTCCAGCACATCGCCGTTCAAACTCAGTTTTTCGAGTAAAGCAACCGGCCAGACTGGCCGTTTCATTCTCGACACGGGCAGCTTCAACCTGAATCTGCAGACCATGGACAAGGGTGACAACGCGGTTGCGTTCATTGGCTCTGATGATCCAGCAAAGGCGGTGCTCGTCACCAGCACAACGAATCAGCTGGAGAACTCAATCCCCGGCGTGACGATCGATCTGAAACAGACTTCGAGCGATCCTGTGACCGTCACGGTGTCACAGAATCGCGAGGAGATGATCACGAAGGTAAACGAGTTTATTACCGCATTCAACGATGTCCTGGAACGTATGGACGAGTTGATGGACTACGACGAGGAAACGGAGCGACGCGGCGCTTTGCTTGGTGATTCGACTATGCTCCAGCTTCGGGCTGAGATGACCAGTCTGTTCCAGCGCAGCATTGACTCGGTCTCGGGCACATTCGACTCGTTCCTTGACGTTGGCATGAAGATCGGCGAGGGCGGCAAGGCTGTTCTGGATGAAGCCCGATTGCAGGCTGCAATGGATGAGGACATGGAATCTGTGAGAGCGTTGTTCTCTGACTACACATTCTCGCTCGACAATACGGAAGAAATCCTGCCTGGTGTGTTCGTGAGCAATCCGGATGCGGGCAAGAACTTCTCGTCCATTGGGCTTGCAGGTTTGTTCGAGGAGATGACCGTCAAGTACATCGATTCGATCGACGGTATCCTCACAAACAAAAACAAGGGATACGACACACAGATCGAGACGCAGAACAGTCGCATTGATAGCATGAACGCACGTCTCGAGATCCGTCGTGGAATTCTTGAGGCGCAGTTTCAGGCAATGGAGTCTGCCATTGCTCGGCTGCAGGGACAGCAGGGCGCACTGGCGCAACTTGGTTCGCTTGGATAA
- a CDS encoding NTP transferase domain-containing protein has translation MKGVILAGGLGTRLRPLTLVTNKHLLPVYDRPMIHYPIECLVNAGIDDILVVTGGDHAGDFLKLLKNGKDLGVHHLEYAYQEGEGGIADALKLAEEFADGGKICVILGDNIVQHSIKRAAGEFFTQRSGAKVLLKEVPDPQRFGVVRFEDGTSNSPIVEIIEKPKDPPSNCAVIGIYFYDSDVFEICKTLKPSGRGELEITDVNNAYLQRGDLTHDILDGWWTDAGTFPSLYRAATLVQETGANGQPRPESAKETQRELFTPSNA, from the coding sequence ATGAAGGGCGTGATTCTCGCTGGCGGGCTCGGCACCAGACTCCGGCCATTAACTCTCGTCACAAACAAGCACCTGCTGCCGGTCTATGACCGGCCGATGATCCACTATCCCATCGAGTGCCTTGTCAATGCCGGTATTGATGACATTCTTGTGGTCACTGGCGGCGATCACGCGGGGGACTTTCTCAAACTCCTGAAGAACGGCAAGGATCTTGGTGTCCATCATCTTGAGTACGCCTATCAGGAGGGTGAGGGCGGGATTGCAGATGCGTTAAAACTTGCCGAGGAGTTTGCAGACGGCGGAAAGATCTGCGTCATCCTTGGCGACAACATCGTGCAGCATTCGATCAAGCGTGCTGCGGGCGAGTTCTTCACACAACGCTCCGGCGCAAAGGTCCTCTTGAAAGAAGTGCCCGATCCTCAGCGGTTCGGGGTTGTTCGTTTCGAGGACGGCACGTCGAACTCACCGATCGTTGAAATCATCGAAAAACCAAAGGATCCGCCGAGCAACTGCGCTGTCATTGGCATCTACTTCTATGACTCGGATGTCTTTGAAATCTGCAAGACACTGAAACCCTCGGGCCGCGGCGAACTTGAGATCACTGATGTGAACAACGCGTATCTTCAGCGTGGCGATCTGACACACGACATCCTCGACGGATGGTGGACGGATGCGGGCACTTTCCCGAGTTTGTATCGTGCCGCAACGCTCGTGCAGGAAACCGGCGCGAATGGCCAACCCCGGCCCGAGTCAGCAAAGGAAACCCAGCGTGAGTTGTTCACGCCATCCAACGCATAA
- the rfbD gene encoding dTDP-4-dehydrorhamnose reductase, translated as MSSSNAQHGVTRIASGPGSRPWLVLGHRGMLGRAMLERLSTGQIAHTGVDREDIDLTDEDHVRDLIDGRWSVVVNCAAWTDVDGAEENEAAATQINGSGVGHIARACNATGAVLVHVSTDYVFDGDAAEPYPVHAPRQPIGAYGRSKLAGELAIESEQCSHIIARTSWLYAPWGKNFVRTIADLASQRPELKVVADQTGRPTSAQHLADCLTRLVELGATGTYHVTDGGQCTWHEFAREIVRLTGAACDVHPCTTAEFPRPAQRPAWSVLDLTETERLLGPMGSWQQHLADVLREIHASTDTIARGTTA; from the coding sequence ATGAGCAGTTCAAACGCACAACATGGTGTTACACGGATCGCATCCGGTCCGGGCTCACGCCCGTGGCTCGTGCTCGGACACAGGGGCATGCTCGGTCGCGCGATGCTTGAGCGGTTGTCGACTGGGCAGATTGCGCACACCGGTGTCGATCGCGAAGACATTGATCTGACCGATGAGGACCACGTTCGCGATCTGATCGATGGCCGCTGGAGCGTTGTGGTCAACTGTGCGGCATGGACCGATGTCGATGGCGCAGAAGAGAACGAAGCAGCAGCAACACAGATCAACGGCTCAGGTGTCGGACATATCGCCCGCGCGTGCAATGCTACTGGCGCAGTGCTTGTGCATGTCAGCACAGATTACGTCTTTGATGGTGATGCTGCTGAGCCATATCCGGTCCATGCCCCGCGCCAACCGATCGGTGCGTACGGACGCTCAAAGCTTGCTGGCGAACTTGCGATCGAAAGCGAGCAGTGCTCGCACATCATCGCGCGTACGAGTTGGCTGTATGCTCCGTGGGGAAAGAACTTTGTTCGCACGATTGCTGATCTCGCGTCACAACGTCCCGAGTTGAAGGTCGTTGCTGATCAGACAGGCAGGCCAACGAGTGCGCAGCATCTTGCAGACTGCCTCACTCGTCTGGTCGAACTGGGCGCCACCGGCACGTACCACGTCACCGATGGCGGGCAATGCACATGGCATGAGTTCGCACGCGAGATTGTTCGGCTGACCGGCGCAGCATGTGATGTCCATCCCTGCACAACAGCGGAGTTTCCCCGACCAGCACAGCGTCCCGCCTGGAGTGTGCTGGATCTGACCGAAACCGAAAGACTACTCGGACCCATGGGCAGTTGGCAGCAGCATCTAGCCGATGTACTCAGAGAGATACATGCCAGCACAGACACGATCGCGCGAGGAACAACCGCATGA
- the rfbB gene encoding dTDP-glucose 4,6-dehydratase: MKLLLTGGAGFIGSNFVRFALEHHNDLQIVNLDCLSYSGNLENLTEFESHPRYEFVHGNVCDGELMRTLCARCDAVVHMAAESHVDRSIMDPRPFVESNTLGTQTLLEAWRQTHGTNGRFVYVSTDEVYGSLSLDEKNAFTEQTNLNPSGAYSASKAAGDLFVGAYAHTFGVDACITRCSNNFGPYQFPEKVIPLFVTNLIEDKQVPLYGDGRNVRDWIHVDDHCEAVLAVLFNGKKGEAYNVGSNNERSNLELTHSILEIMGKGKEMIRPVEDRLGHDRRYAIDSSKIKNELGWSASRSAWPQALEQTVKWYVDNPLWWQRVKSGAYREYYAKQYGAHA; the protein is encoded by the coding sequence ATGAAACTGCTTCTCACCGGCGGGGCCGGATTCATTGGATCAAACTTCGTGCGATTCGCACTGGAGCACCACAACGATCTGCAGATCGTGAACCTCGACTGTCTCTCATACTCCGGGAATCTTGAGAACCTGACCGAGTTTGAGTCCCATCCACGCTATGAGTTTGTGCATGGCAACGTGTGTGATGGCGAACTGATGCGAACACTGTGCGCACGCTGCGATGCGGTTGTGCACATGGCAGCCGAGAGCCATGTCGACCGCTCGATCATGGATCCAAGGCCCTTTGTAGAGAGCAATACACTCGGTACGCAGACACTGCTGGAAGCCTGGCGCCAAACGCACGGCACCAACGGTCGATTTGTCTACGTCTCAACGGACGAGGTATACGGCTCACTCTCACTTGACGAGAAGAACGCGTTCACGGAACAGACGAACCTCAACCCGAGCGGTGCGTACTCAGCGAGCAAGGCCGCTGGTGATCTGTTTGTCGGCGCGTACGCACACACATTCGGGGTTGACGCGTGCATCACGAGATGCTCGAACAACTTCGGGCCGTACCAGTTTCCGGAGAAGGTCATCCCACTCTTTGTGACAAATCTCATTGAGGACAAGCAGGTACCGCTGTACGGCGATGGCAGGAATGTGCGAGACTGGATCCATGTCGACGACCATTGCGAGGCTGTTTTGGCGGTGTTGTTCAATGGGAAGAAGGGCGAGGCATACAACGTCGGCTCGAACAACGAACGATCCAATCTCGAACTGACACACTCCATACTCGAGATCATGGGCAAAGGGAAAGAAATGATCCGTCCCGTTGAGGATCGACTCGGCCACGATCGAAGATATGCGATTGATTCGTCCAAGATCAAGAACGAGTTAGGATGGAGCGCATCAAGATCCGCGTGGCCCCAGGCACTCGAGCAGACGGTGAAGTGGTACGTCGACAATCCCTTGTGGTGGCAGCGCGTCAAGTCAGGTGCTTATCGAGAGTATTACGCAAAGCAGTATGGAGCGCACGCGTGA
- the fliS gene encoding flagellar export chaperone FliS — protein sequence MNDHMSQATDQGANAYLRTRVMTASREELRLMLLEGAIRFARNGRDGLAEKNYEKSFDGISKCREIITELIASMRPEHDPLLCERVRAVYTFMFNELIEANLQKSPERVDAVIELLEYERETWVMLMDKLREERGEEPVHASGAETRPSREDPAAKLGAYGRPTAGYGQSGSATRAPISFEA from the coding sequence ATGAACGACCATATGTCACAAGCTACAGATCAGGGTGCCAATGCGTATCTGCGGACGCGCGTCATGACGGCGAGCCGGGAAGAACTCCGGCTGATGCTGCTGGAAGGCGCGATTCGGTTTGCGCGGAACGGGCGTGACGGTCTCGCAGAGAAGAACTATGAAAAGAGCTTTGATGGTATCTCCAAGTGCCGAGAGATTATCACAGAGCTGATTGCTTCAATGCGTCCCGAGCATGATCCGCTGCTGTGCGAGCGGGTCCGCGCGGTGTACACGTTCATGTTTAACGAGCTGATTGAAGCAAACCTGCAGAAGTCACCCGAGCGGGTTGATGCGGTTATTGAACTGCTTGAGTACGAGCGCGAGACATGGGTCATGCTGATGGACAAGCTCCGTGAAGAGCGTGGCGAGGAACCCGTCCATGCATCAGGCGCAGAAACAAGGCCCTCCAGAGAAGACCCGGCAGCGAAGCTCGGTGCGTATGGCCGCCCCACGGCTGGCTATGGGCAATCAGGCAGCGCGACGCGAGCACCGATCAGCTTTGAAGCCTGA